Proteins found in one Blastocatellia bacterium genomic segment:
- a CDS encoding VWA domain-containing protein — protein sequence MYQVISLLTAFVIALSSPFSQQSAQPAPADDQSLRLRTDLVLVDVLPVQRKTSRVVNGLKKDDFTVYEDGVKQAVSYFSRDTLPVSVVLLVDRAGCVNPFNEQIREATARAINHLKPTDEVAIMTFSNKVKLFQPFTRDRRVIGDKIATVERQHESEQHYFNQAIYEASEYMKKAANPAGRRAIIVLTSLEAAIDFSKISEKEALLSVLESGATVSGILIETLGGRFEQAVRGKPTSFLRIFKLRSGSMKMFVEETGGELTGAPPDKIDETINRVVDNVAASYSLAYTSTNTTRDGKRRKVRIEISPEVEKREGRVAVLARRSYVAAKEPNAADAKPVTK from the coding sequence ATGTACCAGGTAATCTCGCTTCTTACGGCTTTCGTTATCGCTTTATCCAGTCCCTTCAGCCAGCAATCGGCACAACCCGCGCCCGCCGACGACCAGTCGCTCCGTCTGCGCACTGATTTGGTGCTGGTTGACGTGCTGCCGGTGCAGCGCAAGACCAGCCGCGTCGTTAATGGTTTGAAGAAGGACGACTTCACGGTTTACGAAGACGGGGTCAAACAGGCGGTCAGTTATTTCAGCCGCGACACCCTGCCTGTGTCTGTGGTCCTGCTGGTTGACCGCGCCGGCTGCGTCAATCCGTTCAACGAGCAGATTCGCGAGGCCACCGCCAGGGCCATCAACCATCTGAAGCCGACCGACGAAGTCGCCATCATGACGTTTTCAAACAAGGTCAAGCTCTTTCAACCCTTCACCCGCGACCGCCGTGTCATCGGCGACAAGATCGCTACCGTCGAGCGCCAGCACGAAAGCGAGCAGCATTACTTTAACCAGGCCATCTATGAAGCCAGCGAGTATATGAAGAAGGCCGCGAACCCCGCGGGGCGTCGCGCCATCATCGTGCTGACGAGCCTGGAAGCGGCGATTGACTTCTCAAAGATTTCCGAGAAAGAGGCGCTGCTGTCGGTGCTGGAATCGGGGGCGACGGTGTCAGGGATTCTAATTGAAACGCTCGGCGGGCGCTTCGAGCAGGCGGTGCGCGGCAAGCCGACTTCGTTTCTGCGCATCTTCAAGCTGCGGTCGGGCAGCATGAAGATGTTTGTCGAAGAGACCGGCGGCGAGTTGACCGGCGCGCCGCCCGACAAGATAGACGAAACGATCAATCGCGTTGTCGATAACGTCGCCGCGAGTTATTCGCTGGCCTACACTTCGACGAACACGACGCGCGACGGCAAGCGGCGCAAGGTGCGCATCGAGATTTCGCCAGAGGTCGAAAAGCGCGAAGGCCGCGTCGCGGTGCTGGCGCGCCGCAGCTACGTCGCCGCGAAAGAGCCGAACGCCGCCGACGCCAAGCCGGTGACGAAATAG